A genomic window from Leptospira fletcheri includes:
- a CDS encoding acyltransferase family protein — translation MNSILSLGLEGLGLFLLAFLLLLFPSFRGLFESRAAKTHSGTKTRSAVVDFVRGVSISGIVAIHLSSYYRFFGPQEPFSDWALAVSNLARFSVPAFLISSGIYLSYSSFSSYTKPKILGLILPYTLVFLIAAGLKYGLPPDGKTWLTSYAQGSIFAPYYFVPLMVQAYVLFPFLLSASNRIPWLALLLETLFLNVVSNHIFDYFDLGIKGWEPILLTHFLIFFTVGVLSSEKFKRPEEFEALLMPKTSDASGFWKFLTFSLVVYSLTVLVLTFRFSMEVSNHLVFYPLGMFLVLFFWGRKIETAGPPPLPYRIFCALGRGSIGIFLLHPVLIHFFHAHNPFDPRWAQIPFYFATWILNLAIPWVVWEALSTALRRILRKGQQT, via the coding sequence ATGAATTCTATCCTTTCTTTGGGCTTAGAAGGCCTCGGGTTATTCCTCCTTGCCTTCCTATTACTCCTCTTTCCCTCGTTTCGAGGCCTATTCGAAAGTCGCGCCGCCAAGACGCATTCCGGAACGAAAACCAGGAGTGCCGTCGTCGACTTCGTCAGAGGCGTTTCGATTTCCGGAATTGTGGCCATACACTTATCCTCGTACTATCGTTTTTTCGGACCCCAAGAGCCGTTCTCCGATTGGGCCTTAGCCGTTTCGAATCTAGCTAGATTTTCCGTACCCGCTTTTCTTATATCATCGGGAATCTACCTCTCGTACTCGAGTTTTTCCTCTTACACGAAACCTAAGATTCTAGGCTTGATCCTGCCGTACACACTGGTATTTTTGATCGCCGCGGGCCTAAAATACGGGCTCCCTCCGGATGGGAAGACCTGGCTGACTTCGTACGCACAGGGGTCGATCTTTGCTCCGTATTATTTCGTGCCTCTGATGGTCCAGGCATACGTCTTGTTCCCGTTTCTACTCTCGGCCTCGAATCGAATTCCGTGGCTGGCCCTGCTCCTGGAGACTCTCTTCCTGAACGTCGTATCGAACCATATTTTCGATTATTTCGATCTCGGAATCAAAGGCTGGGAGCCGATCCTACTCACCCACTTTCTAATTTTCTTTACGGTCGGAGTTCTCTCCTCCGAAAAATTCAAGCGCCCGGAAGAGTTCGAAGCTCTCCTCATGCCGAAAACGTCGGACGCTTCGGGCTTTTGGAAATTCCTGACGTTTTCCTTGGTAGTCTATTCGCTGACCGTATTAGTTCTGACGTTCCGCTTTTCGATGGAAGTATCGAACCACCTCGTTTTCTATCCGCTCGGAATGTTCTTGGTCCTCTTTTTTTGGGGAAGAAAAATCGAGACCGCAGGTCCCCCTCCCCTACCCTATCGGATTTTTTGCGCTCTTGGACGGGGGAGTATAGGAATCTTCCTCCTCCACCCGGTCCTAATCCATTTTTTCCATGCGCACAATCCGTTCGATCCGAGATGGGCTCAAATCCCGTTTTATTTCGCGACTTGGATCCTGAATCTGGCCATCCCTTGGGTCGTATGGGAAGCGCTCTCCACCGCATTACGTCGCATTTTAAGGAAGGGGCAACAGACTTAG
- the vapB gene encoding type II toxin-antitoxin system antitoxin VapB codes for MNRAKIFKNGDSQAVRLPKEYRFQGREVYIRKEGENVILTPVDDALDRFWNTLNEFSEDLALERNQPKKYEQRDSI; via the coding sequence ATGAATCGAGCAAAGATATTCAAAAACGGAGACAGTCAGGCGGTTCGGCTACCGAAAGAATATAGATTCCAAGGGCGTGAGGTCTATATCAGAAAGGAAGGAGAAAACGTAATATTAACCCCAGTGGATGACGCTTTAGATCGATTCTGGAATACTTTGAATGAGTTTTCCGAGGACTTAGCCTTAGAGCGGAACCAGCCTAAAAAATACGAGCAACGCGATTCGATATGA
- a CDS encoding NAD(P)/FAD-dependent oxidoreductase, which produces MPHKTEKKKVVIIGAGFGGLQAIQKLSQNESVEIIVIDKKNHHLFQPLLYQVATAVLSPADIAIPTRSLVGDRENVTVYLGEAEKIDIQSRKVFFQGHSQDYDYLILAAGAKSSYFGNDHWKEYTTGLKNLKDALRIRTKLLLSFERAELEEDKDAAKALLNYVIIGGGPTGVELAGSIAELSHEIVRNEFHTIDPALSKITLIEASPRLLATFHPSLSEFAKKRLEKRGVEVLVGTKVTNIDSEGVHLEGRVIRSSSVIWAAGVQANEISKSLGTALDRSGRVIVDEFCNIEGHPEVFVIGDIASYSKGLERPLPGVSPVAMQQGRYAASLIKGDLKGKKRSPFKYVDKGSMATIGRQDAVAQVGVWKMKGFFGWLAWLFVHLFYQVGFKNKVSIMITWVWSYMTFRAEARLIQDEVGAEGISDPVSR; this is translated from the coding sequence ATGCCCCATAAAACGGAAAAAAAGAAGGTGGTGATCATAGGAGCCGGTTTCGGCGGCTTACAGGCGATCCAGAAACTTTCCCAAAACGAATCCGTAGAAATCATCGTTATAGATAAAAAGAACCACCACCTGTTTCAGCCTTTGCTGTACCAGGTCGCGACCGCAGTGTTAAGTCCCGCGGACATCGCGATTCCGACGCGTTCCTTGGTCGGTGACCGGGAAAACGTCACCGTCTATCTGGGAGAGGCGGAAAAGATAGACATTCAGTCCAGGAAGGTTTTCTTTCAAGGACACTCGCAGGATTACGATTATCTCATTTTGGCCGCGGGAGCGAAATCCAGTTATTTCGGAAACGACCATTGGAAGGAATATACCACAGGTCTGAAGAATCTTAAAGACGCTCTCCGGATCCGGACGAAACTTTTGCTTTCGTTCGAACGAGCGGAACTGGAGGAGGACAAGGACGCGGCCAAGGCGCTTTTGAATTACGTAATCATCGGCGGAGGCCCCACCGGAGTGGAATTGGCAGGCTCTATTGCGGAGCTTTCCCACGAGATCGTAAGGAACGAATTCCATACGATAGATCCGGCTTTGTCCAAAATCACTTTGATCGAGGCTTCCCCACGGTTGTTGGCGACATTTCATCCGTCGTTAAGCGAATTTGCCAAGAAACGTCTGGAAAAGAGGGGAGTCGAGGTGCTCGTCGGGACCAAGGTCACGAATATCGACTCGGAGGGTGTGCATTTGGAAGGTCGAGTGATTCGGTCTTCCAGCGTGATCTGGGCGGCGGGGGTCCAGGCGAACGAGATCAGCAAATCCTTGGGCACGGCCTTGGATCGTTCGGGCAGGGTGATCGTGGACGAATTCTGCAATATAGAAGGGCATCCGGAAGTGTTCGTGATCGGGGACATCGCTTCCTACTCCAAAGGTTTGGAGCGCCCTCTACCAGGAGTCTCTCCGGTGGCAATGCAGCAAGGACGTTATGCGGCATCCTTGATCAAAGGGGACTTGAAGGGGAAAAAACGATCCCCCTTTAAATACGTGGACAAGGGAAGCATGGCCACCATCGGTCGGCAGGACGCAGTCGCTCAGGTGGGAGTTTGGAAGATGAAAGGGTTTTTCGGTTGGTTGGCTTGGCTCTTCGTACACTTGTTCTACCAAGTAGGGTTCAAGAACAAGGTTTCCATCATGATCACTTGGGTTTGGTCGTACATGACTTTTCGCGCGGAAGCGAGATTGATCCAGGACGAGGTGGGAGCGGAAGGAATTTCCGATCCGGTTTCGAGATAG
- the vapC gene encoding type II toxin-antitoxin system tRNA(fMet)-specific endonuclease VapC, whose amino-acid sequence MTKVLLDTNICIYIINKRPDSVYKKFKKIELENIYISSITEFELRYGVQKSRFFEKNKKALDDFLNYLNILSYGREETEISARIRSELEKSGNPIGPYDLLIASQAVSNGYILVTNNEKEFKKIRGLKIENWI is encoded by the coding sequence ATGACGAAGGTTCTTTTAGATACGAATATCTGCATTTATATCATCAATAAGAGGCCGGACTCCGTTTATAAGAAATTTAAGAAAATAGAATTAGAAAACATCTATATTTCATCGATCACGGAATTTGAACTTCGATACGGTGTTCAGAAAAGCAGATTTTTTGAGAAAAATAAGAAAGCGCTAGATGATTTCCTGAATTACTTGAATATTCTTTCCTATGGCAGGGAAGAAACCGAGATTTCCGCCAGAATTCGATCTGAATTGGAAAAATCGGGAAATCCGATAGGACCTTACGACCTTCTGATAGCATCCCAAGCCGTCTCTAACGGATACATCCTTGTGACGAACAATGAAAAAGAATTCAAAAAAATCCGGGGCCTCAAGATCGAAAATTGGATCTAG
- a CDS encoding SRPBCC family protein gives MDTRSIVKEFRYEFPLEKVWSAVTVNEELIHWLADKVTGRPKIGAKFSWTWNLGPEGELTSNGIYKKIVPFEELVLEWEDHPAGSIELKLEFEKDGDGATILRLTNSGYPSGEKFDHWIEAASEGWDDESMNLLEYLRRN, from the coding sequence ATGGATACGAGAAGCATTGTCAAGGAGTTCCGGTACGAATTCCCTTTGGAAAAAGTTTGGAGCGCGGTTACGGTAAACGAAGAGTTGATCCATTGGTTGGCGGACAAGGTTACCGGTCGTCCGAAGATCGGAGCCAAGTTTTCCTGGACTTGGAATTTGGGCCCGGAAGGAGAGCTGACTTCCAACGGGATCTATAAGAAAATCGTTCCGTTCGAGGAGTTGGTCCTGGAATGGGAGGATCATCCCGCCGGGTCCATCGAGCTGAAATTGGAATTCGAAAAAGACGGAGACGGGGCGACCATTCTTCGTTTAACGAATTCCGGTTATCCGAGCGGCGAGAAGTTCGACCATTGGATCGAGGCAGCTTCGGAAGGTTGGGACGACGAGAGCATGAACCTTCTGGAATATCTGAGAAGGAATTGA
- a CDS encoding NADPH-dependent FMN reductase, with product MKIGIIVGSHRKESQSAKVGNFLAQKLKDMAVQTWTLDLGKTPLPIWQESFWDGGPEWDSIWKPIDSELRGCEGFVTISPEYAGMASPALKNFFLYAGTVQLGHKPSLLVGVSAGRGGAFPVDELRGSSYKNSKLCHIPEQLLFRDTEHLVNPGDPVSQEDSYIRERSTYALRVLLAYAEALSEVRESGVTDDPRFKNGMS from the coding sequence ATGAAAATAGGTATTATCGTCGGTTCGCATAGGAAAGAGTCCCAATCCGCCAAGGTAGGGAATTTTCTGGCTCAGAAATTAAAGGACATGGCCGTACAGACTTGGACTTTGGACCTTGGCAAGACTCCGTTACCGATTTGGCAGGAAAGTTTTTGGGACGGCGGTCCGGAGTGGGATTCGATTTGGAAACCGATAGACTCCGAACTTCGCGGGTGTGAAGGCTTCGTAACGATTAGTCCGGAATACGCCGGGATGGCCAGCCCCGCGTTGAAGAATTTTTTTCTTTATGCAGGAACCGTTCAACTGGGCCATAAGCCTTCCCTTCTTGTGGGTGTTTCCGCGGGCCGCGGAGGCGCTTTTCCCGTGGATGAACTGCGGGGCAGTAGCTATAAAAACAGCAAGCTTTGTCATATTCCGGAACAACTTCTGTTTCGAGATACGGAACATCTCGTAAATCCGGGGGACCCGGTTTCCCAAGAGGATTCGTACATCAGAGAGAGAAGCACGTATGCGCTTCGGGTCCTTCTTGCTTACGCCGAGGCCCTTTCCGAAGTCAGGGAATCCGGTGTGACGGACGACCCCAGGTTTAAAAACGGAATGTCCTAA
- a CDS encoding SDR family NAD(P)-dependent oxidoreductase, producing MSESRVSKKVIITGASSGIGRELALIYGKAGHDLALTSRKKKSLDDLAKEIRSAGGKGKIVTKPLDVSDTDQNFKVLPAFIKDLGGLDLFIANAGISTTSSFGQKSFEADKQVIETNLIGLMAGASAVLEFFKKQKSGQIVGISSVASFRGLPGSSSYSASKAGVSTYLEALRGEVRKYGISVTVIHPGFIDTPINQQLKSRPFVVPVSVGAKKIHDRIESRVRSAIVPWFPWAFVGALMKAVPEFLWEKIGLK from the coding sequence ATGTCGGAAAGTCGGGTCTCTAAAAAAGTGATTATTACGGGAGCAAGTTCCGGAATCGGTAGGGAACTCGCTTTGATTTACGGAAAAGCAGGTCATGATCTTGCTTTGACTTCCCGGAAAAAGAAGAGCCTGGACGACCTGGCAAAGGAGATCCGGTCGGCCGGAGGGAAGGGCAAAATTGTCACAAAACCCTTGGACGTTTCGGACACGGACCAGAACTTCAAGGTTCTTCCCGCTTTCATCAAAGATCTCGGAGGTTTGGACCTGTTCATCGCGAATGCGGGTATTTCCACGACTTCTTCCTTCGGACAAAAGAGTTTCGAGGCGGACAAGCAAGTGATAGAGACGAATTTGATCGGCTTGATGGCGGGCGCGTCGGCGGTATTGGAATTTTTTAAGAAACAGAAAAGCGGTCAGATTGTGGGAATTTCTTCCGTGGCTTCGTTCCGCGGACTACCGGGCTCCTCCAGTTATAGCGCTTCCAAGGCGGGAGTGTCCACGTACCTGGAGGCTCTGAGAGGCGAGGTTCGAAAATACGGAATTTCCGTTACGGTTATCCATCCAGGATTTATCGATACGCCCATCAACCAACAATTAAAGAGTCGCCCTTTCGTGGTGCCCGTTTCCGTAGGCGCCAAAAAAATCCATGATCGAATCGAGTCTAGAGTGCGTTCCGCGATCGTTCCTTGGTTTCCCTGGGCCTTTGTCGGAGCACTGATGAAGGCGGTGCCCGAATTTCTTTGGGAGAAAATCGGGCTTAAATAG
- a CDS encoding Crp/Fnr family transcriptional regulator — translation MNKIVVQSGQIIFREGDNNNSMYIVLSGMVEVFFTHKNTATRLALMKKGDFFGEMALFRAKPRSATARAVMNTELASIESKQQLEKYLLSNPEFAAKMVRILADRLANTNELLISKLNEITTKEIEYQIQE, via the coding sequence ATGAATAAGATCGTAGTGCAGTCCGGACAAATCATTTTTAGGGAAGGGGACAATAATAATTCCATGTACATCGTTCTTTCGGGAATGGTGGAAGTCTTCTTCACTCATAAGAATACGGCCACTCGCCTGGCCTTGATGAAAAAAGGCGACTTTTTCGGTGAAATGGCTCTCTTCCGCGCCAAGCCTCGGAGTGCGACTGCGAGAGCGGTCATGAACACCGAGTTGGCAAGCATAGAAAGCAAGCAGCAACTGGAGAAATACCTATTGTCCAACCCCGAATTCGCCGCAAAAATGGTTCGGATTTTAGCGGATCGCCTGGCGAATACGAACGAACTTCTGATTTCTAAGTTGAACGAAATCACCACTAAGGAAATCGAGTACCAGATCCAGGAATAA
- a CDS encoding GGDEF domain-containing protein: MRNFEDELNTKDREIERLKKLLALAERVSRLGEEELKEAESILGAQETAANLARTELLEMRDRFKGLGPTSSERKTAILEIVNDRQTSLSGLASKFEEMGKKHDYFYSDFFRIVANLDLPESEARTLWKEIYAHAEEVSRKLGRSMNFVVALLDYIYLKNRLIENPKIVDMYSFEEIILNAVIDEGTGIYNRRYFNLVLNKEINRSRRYKRNFCLFLFDLDNFKRINDSKGHSFGDDILKLVAGTLMYAFRTEDISCRVGGEEFAVILPETTRENSTVAIERFRTYLRNSSKNDFGLEVTVSGGVSEYPLDSEEGGHLYSIADARLYEAKSAGKDKITY, translated from the coding sequence ATGCGAAATTTCGAAGACGAATTAAATACGAAAGATAGGGAGATCGAAAGACTCAAGAAACTCCTAGCCCTAGCTGAACGTGTTTCCCGTCTCGGGGAAGAAGAACTCAAAGAGGCGGAGAGCATCCTAGGCGCCCAAGAAACCGCGGCCAATCTGGCAAGAACGGAACTTCTCGAAATGCGGGACCGATTCAAAGGGCTAGGGCCGACCTCCTCGGAACGGAAAACCGCAATACTCGAAATCGTCAACGATAGACAAACTTCCCTCTCCGGCTTAGCTAGCAAGTTTGAGGAGATGGGCAAGAAGCACGACTACTTCTACTCGGATTTTTTCAGAATCGTCGCCAATCTGGACCTACCGGAATCCGAAGCGAGAACGCTATGGAAGGAAATCTATGCCCACGCGGAGGAAGTAAGCCGCAAGTTGGGCCGAAGCATGAACTTCGTAGTCGCCTTATTGGATTATATATATCTAAAGAACAGGCTGATCGAAAATCCCAAGATTGTGGACATGTATTCCTTCGAGGAGATTATCCTGAATGCGGTCATAGACGAAGGCACCGGAATCTATAACCGTCGCTATTTCAATCTGGTGTTGAATAAGGAGATCAACAGAAGCAGACGTTATAAGAGAAACTTCTGCCTGTTTCTTTTCGACTTGGACAATTTCAAACGAATCAACGATTCCAAAGGCCATTCCTTCGGAGACGATATTCTAAAACTTGTCGCCGGAACTCTCATGTACGCGTTCCGTACGGAGGACATCAGTTGCAGAGTGGGAGGAGAAGAATTCGCGGTAATACTTCCGGAGACCACCCGCGAAAATTCCACCGTGGCGATAGAAAGATTCCGCACATATCTCAGAAATTCATCCAAAAACGATTTCGGCCTCGAAGTGACCGTATCCGGGGGAGTATCCGAATATCCGCTCGACTCGGAGGAAGGTGGACACCTTTATTCCATCGCCGATGCGCGCCTATACGAAGCCAAATCCGCGGGTAAAGACAAAATCACTTACTGA
- a CDS encoding SDR family NAD(P)-dependent oxidoreductase, whose translation MHVDAWRGKTVVITGGSSGIGESLLGILSKIPCRVINLSRSKPDLIAKAEKKLTQVSADLFHISADLSSEKEINKAASKLAKITDGVDVLFNNAGITAHSRLDQTQMEAFRKAFEVNFFGPVLLTLRLLPYIKKKKGVVVVTSTVSGLYGIPGRSAYSASKAALHAVMESARIELGEDGLRFVIFCPPYTKTNLRANGLDGDGNRLGESHYQGKSKTPEEVARRMIRAVEDPNSRLVVMDKSGFFLKWMRNISPSFLEKVLFQKLYKDFH comes from the coding sequence ATGCATGTAGACGCTTGGCGCGGTAAAACCGTCGTAATTACCGGAGGGTCCTCCGGAATCGGGGAATCCCTTCTCGGAATCCTGTCTAAGATTCCTTGCAGGGTCATCAATCTTTCCCGGTCCAAGCCGGATCTGATCGCGAAGGCGGAAAAGAAACTGACCCAAGTATCCGCGGATCTTTTCCATATTTCGGCAGATCTCTCCTCGGAAAAGGAAATCAATAAGGCGGCGAGTAAGTTGGCCAAGATCACGGACGGGGTGGATGTGCTCTTCAATAACGCAGGCATCACCGCGCACTCCAGGTTGGACCAGACGCAGATGGAGGCGTTTCGGAAAGCGTTCGAAGTGAATTTTTTCGGTCCCGTTCTTCTTACGTTACGCTTGCTTCCCTATATCAAAAAAAAGAAAGGCGTGGTAGTCGTGACTTCCACCGTAAGCGGTTTGTACGGAATTCCGGGAAGGAGCGCCTATTCCGCTTCCAAAGCTGCTTTGCACGCGGTCATGGAGTCGGCTCGGATCGAGTTGGGAGAAGACGGACTTAGATTCGTGATTTTTTGTCCTCCTTACACAAAGACGAACCTTAGAGCCAACGGTTTGGACGGGGACGGAAATCGTTTGGGAGAATCCCATTACCAGGGGAAAAGCAAAACCCCGGAAGAAGTAGCGAGAAGAATGATTCGCGCGGTAGAGGATCCGAATTCCAGATTGGTGGTCATGGATAAGAGCGGATTCTTTTTGAAATGGATGAGAAACATCTCTCCGTCGTTTCTGGAGAAGGTATTGTTTCAGAAGTTATACAAAGATTTTCATTGA
- a CDS encoding low molecular weight protein-tyrosine-phosphatase, whose protein sequence is MQSSEEQSPEIKIRVLFVCLGNICRSPAAEGAFQDLVRKKGIERYFEIDSCGTSRYHLGELPDMRTRQAARKKGIELVHRARQFQKSDFDAFDHVLAMDRSNLKDLLSLASGEEERKKIHLYRKFQKGEGKDSDVPDPYYGTLKDFEEVQSIVSEAAEGLLEFILSKNGVKYAP, encoded by the coding sequence ATGCAGTCTTCGGAAGAACAATCCCCCGAGATCAAAATCAGAGTTTTGTTCGTTTGTCTGGGGAATATCTGTAGGTCCCCCGCGGCAGAAGGCGCCTTTCAGGATCTGGTCAGAAAGAAAGGAATCGAGAGATATTTCGAAATAGATTCCTGTGGAACATCCAGATACCACCTCGGTGAACTTCCGGATATGCGTACGCGCCAAGCGGCGAGAAAAAAGGGGATCGAATTGGTCCATCGAGCCAGGCAATTTCAGAAATCGGATTTCGATGCGTTCGATCACGTTCTTGCTATGGATCGCTCCAACCTGAAGGATCTATTGAGTCTTGCGTCGGGAGAGGAGGAAAGAAAAAAGATCCACCTCTACCGGAAATTCCAAAAAGGGGAAGGAAAGGATTCGGACGTCCCCGACCCATATTATGGAACTTTAAAGGACTTCGAGGAAGTCCAGTCCATCGTTTCCGAGGCCGCCGAAGGTCTGCTGGAATTCATCTTAAGTAAAAACGGAGTCAAGTATGCCCCATAA
- a CDS encoding DUF1566 domain-containing protein: MFCSCSPQSPGYGLLAALEGMVTSQANSGTSFPSNPLPFVGHAFFLPGQTVNLNSANKASGGGIVVDPSSAGSTLGIATEGNGVPNLVFLYNGNTNPYAVDVNGDGVPDYYLCYKPDGSVNLTTGINCTGNVVTVVPGQGFDTTGNGVVDNPMMAREKADTIAPSSSITPVPGTYGGAQSVTISCADNVAPGNLDYTLDGSTPTFSPVHGTITNPPKTTFAVGGNGNGDGTYTVEYRCRDLAGNVEAVHTATYIVNHTIPNITIVNSLGSAYLSTNAGAINSTTFSWKSNQAGSYSVRLGATGCTDGTIVGSGTVAANSAQTTFVNASQLVAGVNPIFVCVTAGQTGKLSLTVTLDNQPPTVTPNPGGGGYGSSPVSVQLNYSDNVSTASGYLVAYTTDGSLPSINTATQTITNGIAYSSSTPISVKTTATIRYLAMDNAGNLSTQGSAVYTIDPNLPTVTINSYPSTQAVNGSTDAQVNWQFGVQSGASYKVLLGGNKCTQVQTTSGTGSTSTTTTNYQGPSGVLYSTVSDCECNNGTALAGSSTAYASGNVVVSSPNASIFDIQENVPVVTTMANLNFTAGKNSIVLCVANELNQAHYGSVVGAIWKDTLAPTVTSVSPSGGATGVNPKPGTITLTFSEPMNQSLAPGFSITAYTAKAGQLWQTLDITNIQYSWTSPDTLQVQLPWKFFPENALLQWSLTGSSMKDVMGNVMASNASMAFTTTTYEAASGTWFGQAAPSYNPTPVTIFSGFPSDSVTIDNSTQLYWKTVSETVPTGASALTFYQAINACSYLNAANANAGFAGRTDWRLPSSTELQSIQDFTIATTPPPNAAPPAINSTAFPSTARGWYWTSSVFAGDPSQAWYADFGMPNTTFVNGLLSGANPPYAAMYLRCVAGR, translated from the coding sequence GTGTTCTGCTCTTGCAGTCCGCAATCTCCCGGTTACGGTCTTTTGGCCGCTTTGGAGGGAATGGTGACGAGCCAGGCGAATTCCGGAACGAGTTTTCCTTCCAATCCTCTTCCCTTTGTGGGCCATGCGTTTTTTCTCCCCGGCCAAACCGTGAATCTGAATTCCGCTAATAAGGCGAGCGGTGGGGGGATCGTGGTGGATCCGAGTAGTGCGGGTTCCACTTTGGGGATTGCCACGGAAGGGAATGGGGTTCCGAATCTGGTCTTTTTGTACAATGGGAACACGAATCCATACGCAGTGGATGTGAATGGGGACGGGGTTCCGGATTATTATTTGTGTTATAAACCGGATGGGAGCGTGAATCTGACGACGGGGATCAACTGTACCGGAAATGTTGTGACCGTGGTTCCTGGCCAGGGATTCGACACGACCGGTAACGGGGTGGTGGATAACCCTATGATGGCTCGGGAGAAGGCGGATACGATTGCGCCGAGCAGTTCGATCACTCCCGTTCCCGGGACGTACGGAGGGGCTCAGTCGGTGACGATTTCCTGCGCGGACAATGTGGCTCCGGGGAACTTGGATTACACTTTGGATGGAAGCACTCCTACCTTCAGTCCGGTCCATGGGACGATTACGAATCCTCCTAAGACGACGTTTGCGGTAGGCGGGAACGGGAACGGGGACGGGACGTATACCGTGGAATACAGGTGTAGAGATTTAGCGGGGAATGTGGAGGCAGTGCATACGGCCACATACATCGTGAATCATACGATTCCGAACATCACGATCGTGAATTCTTTGGGTTCCGCGTATTTGAGTACCAATGCGGGTGCGATCAATTCCACTACCTTCAGTTGGAAGTCGAACCAGGCGGGGTCGTATTCGGTGCGCTTGGGCGCGACGGGTTGCACGGACGGAACGATCGTAGGGAGCGGCACTGTTGCGGCAAATTCGGCACAGACCACTTTTGTGAATGCGAGCCAGTTGGTCGCCGGAGTGAATCCTATTTTCGTATGCGTGACTGCGGGGCAAACGGGGAAGTTGTCTTTGACCGTTACTTTGGATAACCAACCTCCTACGGTGACTCCGAATCCGGGGGGTGGAGGGTATGGGAGTTCTCCCGTTTCGGTGCAATTGAATTATTCGGATAATGTGAGTACGGCTTCCGGGTATCTTGTGGCTTATACTACGGACGGATCCTTGCCTTCCATCAATACGGCCACGCAAACGATCACGAACGGGATCGCGTATTCCTCGAGCACTCCGATTTCCGTAAAGACGACTGCAACGATCCGTTATCTGGCGATGGACAATGCTGGGAATTTGTCCACTCAGGGTAGCGCGGTCTATACGATCGATCCGAATCTTCCGACGGTCACGATCAATTCGTACCCGTCCACCCAGGCGGTGAACGGGAGTACGGACGCTCAAGTCAATTGGCAGTTCGGGGTGCAGAGCGGAGCCTCTTATAAGGTGCTTCTGGGAGGAAACAAGTGTACCCAGGTGCAAACGACTAGCGGTACCGGAAGTACTAGCACGACCACGACGAATTACCAGGGTCCTTCCGGGGTTTTGTACAGCACGGTTTCGGATTGCGAGTGTAATAACGGGACCGCCTTGGCGGGCTCGAGCACGGCGTATGCGAGCGGGAATGTGGTGGTTTCCAGTCCGAATGCGAGCATTTTCGATATCCAAGAAAATGTTCCGGTGGTGACTACGATGGCGAACTTGAATTTTACGGCAGGTAAGAATTCGATCGTACTTTGTGTGGCTAACGAACTGAACCAAGCGCATTACGGAAGCGTGGTGGGTGCGATCTGGAAGGACACCTTGGCTCCGACGGTGACTTCGGTGAGTCCGAGCGGGGGGGCGACGGGAGTGAATCCGAAGCCGGGGACGATCACCCTGACGTTTAGCGAGCCGATGAACCAGAGTTTGGCTCCGGGGTTTTCGATTACGGCTTATACGGCCAAGGCGGGTCAGCTTTGGCAGACATTAGATATTACGAATATTCAGTATTCCTGGACGAGTCCGGACACGTTGCAGGTCCAACTCCCTTGGAAGTTCTTTCCCGAAAACGCGCTTTTGCAATGGTCCCTGACGGGCTCGAGTATGAAGGATGTGATGGGGAATGTGATGGCCTCGAATGCAAGTATGGCATTTACCACCACGACGTACGAGGCGGCGAGCGGGACCTGGTTTGGCCAAGCTGCTCCGTCATACAATCCGACTCCTGTGACGATTTTTTCCGGATTTCCCTCGGATTCCGTGACTATAGACAATAGCACGCAACTGTATTGGAAAACCGTTTCGGAGACGGTTCCTACGGGGGCTTCCGCTCTTACGTTTTATCAGGCGATCAACGCTTGTTCGTATCTGAATGCGGCGAACGCGAATGCGGGGTTTGCAGGTCGAACGGACTGGAGGTTGCCGAGTTCCACGGAGTTGCAGTCCATCCAGGATTTTACCATTGCAACGACTCCTCCTCCGAACGCTGCTCCTCCGGCCATCAACTCGACCGCTTTTCCGTCCACTGCTCGGGGTTGGTACTGGACTTCGAGCGTATTTGCAGGGGATCCGAGCCAGGCTTGGTATGCGGATTTCGGAATGCCGAATACGACATTCGTGAACGGATTGTTGAGCGGGGCGAATCCGCCTTACGCGGCGATGTATCTGCGGTGCGTGGCGGGGAGATGA